The Mangifera indica cultivar Alphonso chromosome 12, CATAS_Mindica_2.1, whole genome shotgun sequence DNA window gttatattaaaaattttataggataataataatagaaaaaaagggtttcgaaaaaacctaaaatgaaaaaataaatgtcaTTACTTATAAGCAAACCCAAGTCCAATGGGAAGTAATCCCTGTTGTTTGTCATGCTGTTACAACATGTGTCATCAATCTAGTAATGCACACATGCGTGATCATGAAGACTCTttgatatcataaataattgaaattagaaaaagacACTAACATAAGATGTATTAAATACAATATATGAATGTCATCATTACAATGTCTTGTTACATGCCTTAAATCTTCATGTGCATATACGCATGGAAAGAcaacaaattttcaaagttttactCGCATTTCaaaaactaggatataattattatacagttaaattctttcttatCCAAATTTGCATGTACGATACCTAATAAATACTAGACACATCTCATATCCATTAATGTtcaagattataaataaatctcTTACTTAGAGAtagtaagaatttcataaaatgATAGAGACAATGACAAGTAGTGTACAAGGTAATACATCTCTCAATCATTTACAcgattttttttcctattctcCCTCGGGTCTATaaggaaaaattattgttttttaccAAATTAGGACTATACTATTAacataattattctattttagttcaattataataaaaataagttttgagGATATATTTAGATTAGAAatactcaaatttatttttcgAATGTAACTCTCCCTCTTTATCTTATGAATATGAAAGATCTATATAATGGAAAGGAAAAAGGTCAACATGAGTTGAATTTATCACTATACTAGATATATTacccaaaataattatttgatgacaGATGAAAAGATTCTGGCATAAATTTCATCTATTCTTCTTAACaccttttatctaaaataaagtCATTCATAAAATACATCTTATTgtatatatgataattaataggccaaaggactatttcccacccaaggtatgttgtattctcaagttttctcctattaactttgataatattaaatacccacctatgaacagttaaaattaataaaaccctaacccttaaaaaatttatctctttttatcctcctaaactttaaaaactaaagtttcccccaacccaagttttcaaaaactatattttcccccctagagTTTTCAAAccttcagattcaatttttttgatgacAACTGATGATCTCCAAACACTTACTCTCCCTCTCCGATGACCCCTTCATTTAGTCATACACTTCTAATGCTGTATGATATCGTTGTCGACAAAGACGATTTGTCTTGACGAAGAAGACTTGTCGTCTTCGTTGACGACGATGCCTAATAGGGGAAGACGCCGCACGATCGGAAAGAGGAGACGTCACCTGGAGATCGTCGGTGTTTGCCGAAAAATTCAAtccgaaagtttggaaaccctaggggggaaatgttgtttttgaaaacttaagttgaggaaaaattgttagttgttagaGTTTTggggtaaaaaagaaattaaatttaagtttatttttaatattacagataaaatgaagattttatctttgaatCTATCAATCTGACGTTTTTTTTAACAGCACATGGGTAAGTAAAtagactttttaaaattaatgggggaaaatttacagaaaaaacataacttgggtgggaaatagtcgtttggcctaattaataatataatcatgaAAGTAGGTTTCTAAAAAAAagtcttcttttgtttcttgaCAGTGAAATAAGATCAAATCTATGAGTTTATTATACTATATCAgaataatttgaataagtttatcatatctttattttatgCGCCATGTTGCCACAAGGGAGGGACATGGGGGCggaaaaggaaagagagaggGATAGGTTTCTCTCACTTTTGGTATAATAAGCTCGTAGTGGGAGGCCTACAAGACAGACTATTAATGTAATAGTGGATAATTGTGTTGTTAACATTCACAGTCATATTAAAAAGTTCTCCtagtgtttttaaaaaaatcctaTATGCGTTATGTGGTAGATAATATGATTGGTTAACATATTCTCAGAAGCATTACCATTACATGTCCCGCACGAGAATCTAAATTATGTTCATGCAAAtataaaaagcaaaaacaaaatgtaaaaaaaaacaaagaatgaaGAAGACTGAGTTCGCTTACTATACAAACAAGTGTGGGTGGCATGAGATATTATGTCATGAGCGATGTGACATGTGCTGTGACGTTGGACGTTAGACTTAGATCTTTCTCTATCTGATTATacgattttttattaattattcactAAAAGGTTTTTCGTATTTTATTGACGACAATTTGAAAACAATCTTCCATAGAGATATTTCTTAGTCAGGacaattttatttagaattaaatCACACATCCACCGGTAGAGAGGGGCTTCGTGTAACAGACTAAAACAATcccatattaaataaaaataataaaaataaaaaattaattaaattttaaaataaattaatgatgttatataatatgaattttgattcttataaattaaaataatgattgtttttaagaaaaaagtattataaattaaaaatttctatatcaaataaaaataatataaatatgataaattaaactttaatataaattaattaattttatataatatgaatttttatttttatatttatagatccaatatatttttatatgattcatttgataatcaaattatttgattaatgatATGATCGATTTAAACCTataatcaaattgattaattatttaaaaatgaatttatataatttattattaaatatataatctaaattatttaaaataatttgatgataTAGACAAGATCATGGTTTCAATTTAGGGCTGGTATGCTCATTCTTCGTTTTAACTTTCAAGCCTAGACATATGAGGAACGTGACTTCACATTAAGACCAAGGAAGGCCCAAATCTACTAAAACAATCATCTTAACTTAGGCGGGCAGGCCCAGTCCAGCTCAAATAAATATCATTACCCGAAAACACGGTAAGAAACTCGGACATCGCAATCTACTGCAATTTGTCCATAACGCTACTTTACTGGCGTCGCTTTTGTTCGCTGTTCTGTTACTCGGTTAAACATGGTCACGCGATCTCTGTGGCGCATACGAACCAAGCTCGCTGTAGCAGCCACGGCTTTATGCGGCGGCGCTTCCGCTGCAGTTATATCCACCTCAGATGATCCCGCGACGGCAATCAAGCTCTGTACAGCTGTTCCTCTCCGCCTCGTCAGAGACTTCGTCACCGCTGCCTCCATCGCTTTCGGTACCTTGTCATTAGAATTTAAACTTCTACGTAATTggaatataattattgatttgCTGTGAATTTAAATTGCAGTCCTTGACGTCTATAAAGAGTTTAATaacttaatcaatttaatttgttcTCTGCTTTTGGACTGCTTAAAATTCAgtataattctttttaaatgaaattaatgaCTAAATTCTGAAACTTTTCTTGCTGTAATTTGTTTTTGCCTACTGTAAGATGTTGAATGTTTGTAGTACATTGTAAAATTCACCCGTAGGGAAAGCGAAAGTAATGTCTTCTTGTGTTTGCCTTCCTCTATCCCGCTGAAATTTCaagttataatttgtttttacatGAATTTTTTACTAGATTATGAATATTCTCTGGTTGGACTTCCGGAAGGAAGTAGCGAAAGAGCAAAGGTCAAGCATGAAGTTCACCTCAGGTCCGCACGTAAGCTTCAAGAATTATGTTTCAGAAACGGAGGAATATATATCAAGCTTGGTCAACACATTGGGCAGTTGGTATGCTCTCAATCTGCTTGCTGATGTGTTTGTGACTAAAAATTGAACTTGAACTCTGCTTCTTATGTTAAGTTTAGAATCAGTTTCTGTGGATTTGATTAGTAATGTCATTATCTGAGTAATCTTCTTCCATTTCAAGTATACATTGACAATTTTTTTGCAAACCTAACAGGAATACTTGGTACCTCAAGAGTATGTCCAGATAATGAGGGAATCTATGTTGAATAAATGTCCAGTCTCGTCATATGATCAAGTGTGTGAAGTTTTCAAGAAAGAGCTTGGAGAAACACCTGATAAAGTAtgtactatttattttatttctactcACCTTCTTGGCAACTTCTTCATCTTTCATTTGCATACAAACTGGTCAAGGAGTTATTAACAAGTGATAATGGTGCTTTTGAGATATATGCACAAATTCTCATGTTGAGTTTTCATGGTCATAGTGTTGTTTCCAATGGAGACATCCGAGCTTGCTGATGTTTTAGTCTATTTTATGTGCAGGTTTTTGAAGAATTTGATCCTGTTCCTATAGCAAGTGCTTCCCTTGCACAAGTTCATGTTGCTCGTATGCATGATGGCCAAAAAGTTGCTGTTAAGGTTTTATTCACTGTTACTTTTGCCCCGATTTTCATTTAGTATGCTAAGCAGAGTCCAAGTTTCCACGCAAATTGTGCATGCATATATTATTAGAATGTTTCTTAATTGCTCTCTATGTCAAAATTATTTCTTCTATATTCAGGTTCAGCACACTCATATGACCGATACTGCTGCTGCAGATCATGCCACTGTGGAGCTGATTGTGAATACCCTTCATaagttttttccttcttttgacTATAGGTATGTTTTTGTATGGTTCATGTGCTTGTTCATTATCCCTCCATCTTCCATGTATTGGTAAAGCATTTATTTGCAtgataaataactaaaatatgtGGATGCACCTTCATATTTTGTTTATGCCTGGATGGGTCTCTCTGTATGCATCTATTAAAATGgtttttacattttcttcaaCTTCTAGTGTTAGTTGATATTTTCTCAACTCATGCATGCAGATGGTTGCTTGATGAAATGCGTGAAAGTTTGCCCAAGGTAAACTACTTTAATAAGTGCTCAttcattttagatattttcCTCATGTTTCATGCATGTCATATGTTAATTGTGAAATCTACTATGATAATATCTTGAAATTATAAACGGAATACTTTTCTTTGTGATATAATGCTTATGATGTTTTCTACTGTTTGAATGTTTTTATAATTCTGTAACATGGGATCTAGGCAGCCAACCAAAATATAATTGCTTATTGCAAATTCTGTTGCTACGTAATTGAACTTCTTTAGActtgttaaaaatgaaattccTCTAGGTTTCTATTTTCAGTTATTTAAAATCATGCCATGAATTTTGTAGTTGAGGGTTGTTATAAGTTTTAAACTTCTGCTCCAACATCTTCAAACTAGTTCCTAATTTGGGAATTTAAACCATGTTTACAGTCATGGACACAGATAGCAACCTTGAGGGTCTATACTGCTTGCTTCATATGTTGAGTTGCTGAGTTTTTCTTCAACtaatgtttgatttgaagtaTGTGGATGTTTAGAAACTTTGTGGAAAAGAAAGATAGTGGGTTTTTATGTTCTATTTGACGCTATATTACTTTATGacagtaaaatgatataattatttcacATGTAACTTTTCTGTACATGTATTGTCAAATTTTTCTAAAAGATAATGAGAGATGTTTGTTCCATGAAGCAGTCCTGATGCTACCACTCGAAAAAACAGCATGTTAGCGTAGGGGGGCTTGTatgaagatttatatatatttccatGTAGTTGTTGTCAATGGTAACTAGATATTCTGtattttaactcaatttataaaccatacaaaatatttaactcttattttttcttatgtgTTTTCTGATTCATTGCCTTACGTGCAATGAGGAACCTGTAATGGTGGTGGATTTTCTCTTGTATTCTTATAAAGttctcttaattttattaaatgttttgtcATACAAAGCATTGTTACATCTGTTTGTGTTTTACTTTTGGTTGTCAGGAGCTAGATTTTTTGCTTGAAGCCAAGAATAGTGAAAAAGTTATGGAGAATTTTCGGAAGCTATCTCCTCATattgcaaattatatatatacaccaaGGGTGCACTGGAATTTAAGTACTTCAAAGTTGTTGACCATGGAATTTATGGATGGTGCACAAGTGAATGATGTGAAGACCATTAAAAAACTTGGTATTCAACCCAATGAAGTTGCTAGATTAGTAAGTTCATAgctttaattatacatatacattTTCTGTTTGCTTAGACTATCATTGGTTAAAAACTGGCATGCTTTACATTTAGGATGACTATTTTTGCATTACAAGAGATCCCATTGATTGTGAGTGAGTCTtgtcaattttaatttagtgctttttttttaattcctatttttattttcttgtcctTTATTAATTTGCTAGTATACTCTGATATTCTAATTGATTTCTTGCTTTCTATAAAATTGTAcattacttataaactaatgGCTTACCTATGAAGACAAACTTATTTGTAAGTGGAAAAGGAACTGTTTATCTTTTGTGTGAAGATAATAATCCTTTTTGAGGTCAAAAAGAGGGAAAATGATTTTGATGGTTTTAATCTTATCCCATGCAGGTTAATCAGGCTTTTGCTGAGATGATATTTAAGCATGGTTTTGTGCATTGCGACCCGCATGCTGCCAATTTACTTGTTCGCCCATTGCCATCTGGCAGAAAGAGTATAGCAGGTGATGATTTTCACTGTTAAGATTGTTATATGAGCaactttttaataacttctgcAACTGATCTAATACTCTATTTGGTTGTGTTCCAGTACAGCTACTGCTGAATCTTCTTCTGTCTATCATTTTTTGAGCATATTGTAGATTTCTATATGAACATACATGTGTTTTTGTGGATTCTAAAAATGTCAACTGGAAAACTACTTTGATGTTTGTTTTATGAATGCCATCTACTGCAAGATTTCAATACATAAATACTACTGAAAATAATTAAAGCTGCTCAGATAATTATCAATAAAGAGATATTAAGTTTTGACCCTTAGGGGACTTAATCATAAACGTCAGAATTGTATGATTACACAGTGAAGTAGTAAGGTCTTACTCTCTAATCTAATACattgttatatgtataataattcTTATTTTCCCTTCTTGAATGCAGGCAAGAAAGAAGCACAATTGGTACTTCTGGATCATGGTCTCTACAAGGAACTCGACTTCTCTACTAGATTTAACTATGCTTCTCTTTGGAAGGTGCCATTGTTTTTCCTGAGTTTTTCCCATTATTTTATGCCCCTAGGTTTTCTATTATGACCAACTTACTGTTACTTCTTTCCTTGTTCACATTCTTTACAGGGATTGATATTTGCTGATGCTAAAGCAATAAAGGAAAATAGTGTCAAGTTGGGTGCTGGTGATGATCTTTATGCACTATTTGCAGGGATTCTAACCATGAGGCCCTGGAATAGGGTCATTGATCCTGCTGTTGACCATTTGGTCATAAAAGGCACTGATGGCGATCGTACTGAATTACAGGTGATATTCTGTTGAAGAATATTGctttgtcaaaattttctatGTTTCTTTGAGCCTCATGGTCTATGCTGACATTGTGGATATATCTTTTCTGAAAGGGTGAACTTGTCTAACCCGTACCTCCTTAGGTTTCTGTTAAAATTACTGTCATAAGAATTGCTGTGGGTGGACATGATGATTTTTGAAAATGGTCTCTCACACTCGCTTGACAATTCCTTGCAGATGTATGCATCTCAGTATTTTCCTCAAATCTCAGAGCTTCTAAGTAGACTGCCGCGTGTAATTCTGTTAATGCTAAAGACAAATGACTGTTTACGAGCAGTTAACAATTCTCTGGTATTGCATATTGCTCCACCTCCTTGTGCCTTTTATTTAGTGTTGATTTTCT harbors:
- the LOC123192164 gene encoding putative ABC1 protein At2g40090 encodes the protein MVTRSLWRIRTKLAVAATALCGGASAAVISTSDDPATAIKLCTAVPLRLVRDFVTAASIAFDYEYSLVGLPEGSSERAKVKHEVHLRSARKLQELCFRNGGIYIKLGQHIGQLEYLVPQEYVQIMRESMLNKCPVSSYDQVCEVFKKELGETPDKVFEEFDPVPIASASLAQVHVARMHDGQKVAVKVQHTHMTDTAAADHATVELIVNTLHKFFPSFDYRWLLDEMRESLPKELDFLLEAKNSEKVMENFRKLSPHIANYIYTPRVHWNLSTSKLLTMEFMDGAQVNDVKTIKKLGIQPNEVARLVNQAFAEMIFKHGFVHCDPHAANLLVRPLPSGRKSIAGKKEAQLVLLDHGLYKELDFSTRFNYASLWKGLIFADAKAIKENSVKLGAGDDLYALFAGILTMRPWNRVIDPAVDHLVIKGTDGDRTELQMYASQYFPQISELLSRLPRVILLMLKTNDCLRAVNNSLMQGSSLDMFMIIGEVSSKAVIEAKMSQSKSLLNYLSIWLEEIYLEARLLILQIFMWLLQFRKALSL